Within Arthrobacter globiformis, the genomic segment GTCTATTTCCTGGGCGGGGAGCAGAATTTGCTCTACGTTGAGGTCGACGGGCAGTGGGTGGAATACGCAAGATCCGCCCCGCCGCCGCAGGCTCCGGCCGAAATCCCCGCCCAAGTCGGCCCTGATACCCAATCCGGCCCTGATAACCAGGCAGGCCCTGTCCACTGGGCCGGCTACACCTGCCACAGCCCCCACGAGATTACACGGGAACGCAAGCGCCGGGTCTACTACGACCCGGCCTCCAGGCCGGACGTGTTGAAGGCCGGGAACGGGGAGGCTGCCGCCCTGCCCTTGCCCGTCCTGGAGCTTGCCAGACACCCCGAGGACCCGGAACCGTGGCTCGATCCAGACACAGGAGACCGGTTTTCCTCAGTCCAGGCCAGCACGGTCACGAAGCTGCTGAGGTATGCCCCGCGAAAGCCGTTTACGGCTCCGGCTGTTTGGTAATACACTGCTCGTTCACACGGAGGTTTCAGTTTGGCACATTAGTCTGAACGGGTAAGGCAGCCCCAGCTTAGGAGAACGCAATGGCCGATGACACAAGAACCATGGAGTTCGTCGGTCGGGTCGCCATGAAGTGGCTCGAAGACTTTGCGGACAATCCCAAGCGCGGAAGCTATATGGAAGCCGTGGCCGATCTGACTGCCCTCATCCTGGGCGGCGCCACTGAAGCGGCGGGACTTGTAGGTGAGGAAGGCGCCGGAGTCACGGGCCTTCCGGGTGCGCTGGAAGACGAGGCCCAAGCCGGCTAGGAAGCCACCTGCTGCTTAGGGCCGGTTCACGTCAGTAACCCTGACCACCGCAGTACCGGTCTCGTCTGAGATCTTTCGATGGGTGAGACGTCACGTATCCCAAAGGTTGTGAGACGGTCCGTGCTTCCATCGGCCGGCTTATGGGACGTCTCTGGCGTGAAGTCAGCGACGGCTCAATCTGTTGAACGAAAATATTCTCCAGGTTTCAACAAGCGATAGCAGCATACTCAGAAGTACGTGACGGGAGTTGAGGCTAAGCATTCGGAACCGAGGTTACCTGGCCAAGCCGGCTTTCTGCTTATCATCGGCGGGATGCTGGTCGTTGCGATTGGTTGTGCCTTCCTGTTCTTTATACTTTAAATTTTGAAGGTTTTGACACCAGTCGAGTTCCTCTCCGCCTCCGGCCTGACCTGGTCATCACATGCCGGGGACAACATCACACCCACTGCGAACCAGCCTGGGCTGGCTTACCCCCTCCGTCTCCACCGCCCTGACCGGACAGCCCACAGCGGTCACAGGTGACCCGCCGATCATGGTGCAGCGTCTACCAAGGCCAGTCAACCTATTCACAGCGACAACTTCAGCCTCACCGACCGGGCCCATCACCCAGACCGAATGCGCCATGAAATCAGCGAGGTCACAACGGTCACGGACCATGTCGTTGAGGCCGCACGCCCCACGGCCGGTCCCGGACTGCTGGCTCTCCCACGTGAGAGGATGTCAACCGTGCGGGTTCTGCTCGTGGAAGATGAAGTCCTGCTGGCTGAGGTGATCCGGCAGGGGCTAAAAGCTGCGGGCTTCGTCGTGGACGTTTCCCATGACGGTGTGGACGGGCTGTGGGCCGCCACGGAGAACCTGTACGACGTCGTCGTGCTGGATGTGATGCTTCCGGGCATGCACGGGTACGCGGTCCTAAAACAGCTGCGTGAACGGCAGAACTGGGTGCCTGTGATCATGCTGACGGCCAAGGACGGCGAATATGACCAAACGGATGCCTTCGATCTGGGGGCAGATGACTACTTGATCAAGCCCTTCAGCTTCCCCGTGCTGGTCGCTCGGCTGCGGGCACTCATACGCCGCGGCGCTCCGGAACGGCCGGCTACCCTGGCGGTTGGCTCACTACGGCTGAACCCGGCAACGCGGCACGTGACCCGAGATGGGCAGGTCATCTCCCTGACCGCCCGGGAGTTCGGTCTGCTGGAATACCTGATGCGCAGGCCCGACGAGGTTTTGTCGAAGGCCCAGATCCTCGACAACGTCTGGGACCCGGATTTCCGGGGCGATGACAACATCGTCGAAGTGTATATCGGGTATCTGCGGAGGAAAATCGATGAGCCGTTCGGCCTCAACACGCTCGGCACAGTACGGGGCATGGGCTACAGACTCAGCGCTGACTAGGATTCGCGACGGGGACATCCGCAGAGGGTTCGGTAATTGGCCGGACCATCGGCGGGAAACTAAATTCGAAGCGGCACCAGCCCTGTAACGTCTCGGTAGCAGTAACGCGACCGTTATGTGCCTCTACGATGCCACGGGTGATCGCCAGACCCAGGCCACTTCCGCCCTGCTGGCGCGACCGGCCCTGATCCAGACGGACGAAGCGCCCGAAGATCCTTTCCCTGTCGACCACCGGCACGGGGGGCCCATCGTCATCGATGGTCACAACCACAGCCTGAACCGTCACCGACAGCTTCACGGCAATGGCCCCTGCCGCATGGCGGTCCGCGTTATCCAGCACATTCCGGAAGGCCTGGCCCAATCGGACCGGATCTCCCGCGATCTTGGCCGGAACGAGGTCAGCGGTAATCCGGTGCCGGCTCGTGGCGTTCACTTTGCGCAATTCAGTGGCCAGAACATCATCGAGGTCGACGTCCTCACGGCGGACAGCCAGACCTTCATCGTCCGCCTTGGACAACGTCAGGAGATCCTCTACGAGGCCCTGCAGCCGTTGCGTCTCCTCGGTAAGGATCGGTTGCATCCCCCGCCACGTCTCTCCGGAGGCGTCCGAAATGGAGATGTCCAGACCCGTGCGGATGGTTGCAATCGGGCCCCGCAACTCATGGCTAGCGTCGGAGACGAACTGCCGTTGCCTTTGATCGCCCGCTTCAATCCTGTCAAGCATGGAGTTCATCGTGGCCGCTAGAGCCTGCAACTCGTCACCCGTGCCGGGAACATCTACCCGCTCACCCAGCCTTCCGGCGCCAATGCGGCTGACCTGCGTCCGGATCGTTTCCACTTGCCGCAGGGAACGCCCGACGAGGAAATGCACCGACCAGGCCACCACGCCCAGCAGCAATGGCATAGCCACCAGCAACAACCAGGAGACAATCCGGACCGAGTCAGACTGGGGCTGAATGGTCCGGGCCGCCAGAACCCAATACCTGCTGCCTTCATCATCGACGCCCAACACCACGAGATAGCGTTCGTCACCGTCCCCCAGGAGACCGGGCGCAGACACCTTGTCGGTCGCGATCTGACCCGCAGTCGGCCTAAGCGAACTGAGCGGCGTCTGCAAAATCTTGGGCTCGGAGGCCCCGACGACCTTCCCTCTGTCATCGATGATCTGCACCAGGGGGTCCTTCTTCACGGTCTCGGCGACCGAGATGCTGGCATCTTCGATGTCCAGGTTGTGGACTAATGCTGCTACGTCCTGGACCTTGGTCCGCAGGAAACTGTCTGTACCGGCAACGAGCGCGGACTGCAGTGTCAGGACCAGCAGCAGCCCACCGGTCAGTAGCGCGACGGCGACGACGGCGACTGCAGCCAGAGCGGACTGCCAACGGAGTCCACGACGCAAAGAGACCCAGCGCCCTTGCCGTGCTTGTGATAACCGAACCGGGAGCGCGGCGGTGGATGACGGATCCGGTCGGTCCATGGTTCAAGGATTCAGGCTGAACCGTCCCGGCGCAATGGGAGACTCTGCCGTCTCAGTTTCCTCTCAGGTGCTTTGCTGATCATGGAAGGTAGCTGGATATGGGGTACAGATACCAAACGAAAGCATCGGACCATGACCGTCATCGGCAATTGGCCAGACCCAATGTGATGTGAGCAGCGCGGCGTGCCGACTGCATTTACTTCTCGAACTGACGGGCGGTGTGGGTCATAACCTCAACCGCCGGATCAACGCAGCAAGAACCTCACGAACCGCCCGGGTCCCCCGGCGTGGTGCCGGCGTAATCTGAAGCCAGGTCGGTGGCGGGAACCTTGACGTTCGAAGCCAAGTGGGACGGGTACATTCACTGCACACTGTCAATCCATGGCCCATCGGCCTGCGGCCGGTCAGCCAACTTGTTGCGCGCCGATTAGCTCCGTCATGTGCCGCTCACGTGTCTTACAGCCGAGGCGACTGTTCGTTCGGTGAGACGGCTCAGATCCCAAGCCTTCCGAGACACTGGTGGGCTATTCGTGCATCGACATGATCAAACCGGCGGGACGGCGACAATGTGAATCAACGGTTGTACGCTCCGAAGATGCCGGAAACCTAACGGGCGCCCATCCGAAGGAGGAAGGGATGAACGCTGCTCTAGCTGTTTGGGCTTGCTGGCTCTATGCGGGGTCGCCCTCGCCGTTTTCGCCGCCGACACCGTTTCCAACGTCCTGGGGATTTTGCTGGGCGTGGTTGGGATTGTCGGATTCATCCTGGCCAAGATGCGTCGGAGTAAATAGATCCCGCAGTTCCTACCGGGTGCGATTCGTCATACCGGTCGCGATTCGGCCACACTTATTGGCCAGCGACCGGTCGCGCTCTGCTCAATCGGTTCGGGCCTGTGAGCTGCGACTCTTCGTCCCGAATCTCTTGCTCAATATACCCCCCGGGGGTATATTTAAGGTGTTGTCAGTGAAGTGGTATGTCCAGGTCGGGTGAGCCGCCGGCCGTCACAGCCGTTCAACCCCAGCAGCCATCGAATCGAACCGTTTTGAAGGAATGGAACTGACATGTGTGGAACTGAATCCCGCAAGGAACTGCCGCTGGTATCGGCCGCGTCCGGCTGCAGCTGCTGCTCAAAGGAAGCCGCCAAAGAGGTGACCGTGGCCGGGGATGCCGAATACGCCCTCGAAGGGCTCACCTGCGGCCACTGCGTGCAAACAGTTGAGAAGGCCGTCACCGCCGTGGCGGGTGTTGATGCGGCATCCGTCGTGCTCGTTCCCGGCGGCCGCTCACGCTTGGTTATTTCCGGAGCCGTCGCTGAGGCAGAGCTCCGTGACGCTGTTGTTTCCGCCGGGTACAGCCTGGCCACCCGCTAATCCGGTCCCTCCGCCCTGCCGGCGCCCTTTGGCTCTCGCAGGCCGGTCCGATCCCCGCAAGGAGGAATCATGGAAGACCACACTCGGCACCATAACCATTCCGCGCCCATCGGCGCCGCCCACGGCACTCCCCCCGCACCCGCCGCGGCTATCGCCACGGCTCCCGCCCACGACGGCCACCATGAAGGCCACGGCCCCGACGATGACCACGTCGTCCACACCCACGGCCAGCACGCCGGCCACAGCACGGCAATGTTCAAGGACAGGTTCTGGCTGACCCTGGTCCTGTCGGTGCCGGTGGTCTACTTCAGCCCGATGTTCGCTCACCTGCTCGGGTACATGCCGCCGGAGTTCCCGGGGTCGGCCTGGATCCCGCCGGTCCTGGGAACGGTGATCTTCCTCTACGGAGGCATGCCGTTCCTCAAGGGCGGCCTGAACGAACTCAGGACCCGGCAGCCGGGGATGATGCTGCTGATCGGCATGGCCATCAGCGTCGCCTTCGCCGCCTCCTGGATTACCACCCTGGGCATTGGCGGCTTCGACCTCGACTTCTGGTGGGAACTGGCCCTGCTGGTGGCCATCATGCTGCTGGGCCACTGGATCGAAATGCGCGCCCTCGGATCCGCCCAGGGAGCCCTGGACGCCCTCGCAGCCCTGCTGCCGGATGAAGCAGAACGCATCACCGACACCGGCACCGAGACCGTCAGCGTCTCCGAGCTCGAGTCCGGTGAAACCGTCCTGGTCCGTTCCGGTGCCCGGATGCCGGCTGATGGCACGGTCATCGACGGGCAGGCCGAGTTCGACGAGTCCATGATCACGGGTGAATCCAAGACCGTGCTCCGCTCCCCGGGCGACACCGTCGTGGCGGGCACCGTCGCCACGGACAACACTGTCCGGGTGCGGGTCACCGCCGTCGGGGATGACACCGCGTTGGCGGGGATCCAGCGGCTGGTCGCTGAAGCGCAGGCCTCTTCCTCACGGGCTCAGGCCCTGGCCGACCGGGCAGCGGCGTCCCTGTTTTACTTCGCCACGGTTGCCGGTGTCATCACGTTCATCGCTTGGACGCTGCTGGGCAGCGTCCCTGACGCGGTCACGCGCACCGTAACGGTTCTGGTGATCGCCTGCCCGCACGCCTTGGGCCTGGCCATCCCGCTGGTGATCGCCATTTCCACCGAACAGGCAGCCCGCGCCGGCGTGCTAATCAAGAACCGGATGGCACTGGAGCGGATGCGCACCGTCGACGTCGTCCTGTTCGACAAGACCGGCACCCTCACCAAGGGCGAACCCGAGCTCAAAGACGTCACCACGGCTGACGGCATCAGCCCGGAGGAGCTGCTGGCCCTGGCCGCCGCCGTCGAGTCCGACAGCGAACACCCCGTGGCGCGCGCCATCGTCCGGGCCGCCCGGCAACAGGGCCTGAACATTCCACAGGCCACAGGATTCACGTCCATGACAGGCCGCGGCGTCCGGGCGGCGGTGGATGGCCGCACCCTGCAGGTCGGCGGCCCGGCCCTCCTGAAGGAACTCGGCATCACGGAACCCGGCACCCTGTCGGCTTCCACCCGGGAGTGGATGGGACGCGGCGCGGCGGTGCTGCACATCGTGGACGGACAACGTGTCCTCGGGGCCGTGAGCCTGGAAGACGCGGTCCGGGAGGAATCGCGGCAGGCCGTGACTGCCCTGCAAAACCGGGGCATCAAGGTCGCCATGATCACCGGCGACGCCCGCCAGGTCGCCGCGGCCGTCGCGGCCGAGCTGGACATCGACGAGGTCTTCGCCGAAGTCCTTCCCGCGGACAAGGACAAGAAGGTCGCCGACCTCCAGGGACGCGGACTGAAAGTGGCCATGGTCGGGGACGGGGTCAACGACTCCCCGGCTTTGGCCCGGGCCGAGGTCGGCATCGCGATCGGCGCGGGCACCGACGTGGCCATGGAATCCGCGGGCGTGGTCCTGGCCGGCAACGACCCCCGGGCTGTCCTGTCCATGGTCGACCTGTCGCGGGCCAGCTACCGGAAGATGTGGCAGAACCTGGTGTGGGCCACCGGCTACAACATCATTTCCGTTCCGCTGGCCGCCGGGGTACTGGCCTTCGCCGGCGTCGTGCTCTCCCCGGCCGCCGGCGCGGTCCTGATGTCCGCCTCCACGATCGTGGTCGCCCTGAACGCCCAACTGCTGCGCCGGGTGAAACTGAACCCGTCCGAGGTTCGCTGACCTCAAAGGCACCACCGGCCAATGGGCGACATGGACCAGTGGCCGGTAGCCTAGAAGTCACAGCAAATCCCGCACAGTAAGGAGGAACACCTTGAGCGCAACGGATCACCGCCGCGCGGCCGCGTTCCTCCGCCGTGCGGGCCTGGTTGCCGCGGTGCTGGCCATCATCGCCGGCATTTTCGGCATGCACGTTCTGACCACCACCCATGCCATGCACTCCCCAGCCTCAGCCACGGCAGGTGCCGAGCCGCATGCCACGGCAGTATCCCCTGACCATGCAGGACACTCCATGACCGTCCCTCACCCAGGACGCTCCCTGGAGCAAGACCGGCCCGGGGCTGTCGTGGGGCAGTGTTCTGAGTCAGGGGACTGCACGAGCATGCACGCCATGACTGTGGCCTGCACCCCGTCAGCGAAAACCGCGTCCATGGCGGCACCGCCACCGGGCACACTCGTGCTCGGCATCAGCAACAACACCGCGCCAGCCGGTGCTGTTACCGGCCAGTGGTCCTATCTTCCCGGCAGCCCGTCACCCTGCGAGCTGTCCATCAGCAGGACGTAAAAAGGGCCCAGCGCCCCGGGCCCCGCCTGGCGCACGCCCCTTTTATCCTGGCCGGTCCCGTCCCGCGGGCCCGTCAGGGGCATCACCGATGCATCCTATCCCTGCGGCGCCATTGCGCCAGCTGATGTTTTGAAGGACCTGATTTCCCATGAACAAGAAGTTTCTGACCCTTTCCGCAACCGGCATCGCCGCGGCCATCGCGCTGGCAGGCTGCGCCTCCGGATCCGGCACCGGCTCCTCCGGCACCTCCATGCCGATGGACCACGGCAGCTCCTCTGCCAGCGCACCTTCGAGCAGCGCCCCGGCTGCGGCCGCGGACCACAACGCCGCGGACGTCACTTTCGCGCAGATGATGATCCCGCACCACGCACAGGCCGTACAGATGAGCGACATGATGCTGAAGAAACAGAACGTGCCGGCCGAGGTGACGGCCCTGGCCACCAAGATCAAGGCCGCTCAGGGCCCGGAGATCGAGACCATGACCGGCTGGCTGAAAGGCTGGAACGAACCCACCACGATGCCCTCGGGTCACAGCATGGACGGCATGATGAGTGACGCGGCCATGAAGACGCTCGAGTCCGCCCAGGGCGCCGAAGCGGCCCGGCTCTTCCTGAGGCAGATGATCTCCCACCACGAAGGGGCGATCATGATGGCCAAGACAGAAAACACCGCCGGCAAGAATGTCGACGCGGTCAAGCTCAGCAAGGACATCGTCACCGCCCAGGAAGCCGAGATCCAGGAGATGCAGAAGCTGCTGGCCACCCTCTAGCCAGCCCGCAAACGGCGCCGGCCCTCCGCCCCCTTGCGGCGGGGCCGGTGCCGGACACCGCGTCCCTTCTTCCCCTCGATTTCCCGGAGCTTCCCATGCCCATCTCCCCCAAAACCGTCCGGCGGGCCACAGCCGTCAGCGCCAGCATCGCAGCCCTCGTCCTCGCCCTGGCGGCCTGCACACCGGCGCCCGAACCATCAGCCGGCGCATCGACCGCTGGGCAGGCCGGCAGCGGCCTGCCCAGCGCCCACGTCCACGGCCTGACCGTCAGTGGCGACACCAGCCAGGTCCTGCTGGCCACCCACGATGGGCTGTTCGACGTGAGGAAACAGCCCGCCAGAAAGATCGGTGACACCAACGACCTGATGGGTTTCACCGCCGGCAAAGACAGCGGCGTCTTCTACGCCTCGGGCCATCCCGGTGAAGGCTCCGACCTCCCCAACCCGCTCGGGCTGATCAAATCCGTCGACGGCGGCAAGACCTGGGAACAGCTCTCCCGGCAGGGCGTCTCGGACTTCCACGCCCTGACCACCACCAAATCCGGCATCGTGGCCTTCGACGGAACACTGTGGACGAGCCCGACCGGCAAGACTAAAACCTGGAAAAGCGTGAGGGTCGACTTTGCCCCGGCCTTCCTCGCCGGGCACCCCGACACCGACACGGTTCTGGCGACCACTCCCAGAGGGGTCCAGCGCTCCACGGACGGTGGCGCCACCTGGAAACTGGTGAAGTCCAGTCCCATCATCATGTTCCCCGCCTTCGCCGACCCTGGCGACGCGGTCGGAGTCGAACCCGACGGGACAGTCCACCTCTCAACCGACGGCGGTACGACCTGGACGAAGAAAGGCCGGATCGACGGCCAAGTCAGGTGTATAGCAGCGGTCAAGGGCGCCAACGGCAAGCCGTGGATCTGGGCCGCCACCACGGAAAGCATCCTCGTCTCCACCGACGGCGGAACGACGTTCCGGCCATCTGACGCAGCCTGAACCATGGACCTCGCAGAATTCTTCGGCTCAACGACGACTTCCGACGCGCTGCTCATCGCCATCCCCCGGGCGATGACAGCGGGACTTGGTGCCCTTCCTTCTCCCCAAACACAAGGACAACCCGCATGAGTGTCCCCAAAAAGCCTTCCACCGATCGTCAGGCGATCCTGGCCTCCCTCAAAACCCAGCAAAAGGCCAAGCAAAGGAAAAGGAACCTCCTGGTCTACGGCGGCTTCGGGCTGCTCCTTGCGGCCATCATCGCCGCGGTGGCCATCACCGTCACCGGCTCCATCCAGGGAAAAAATGCGTCCGTAGAAGCTGCGAAACGGCCCATCGAGGGGATCCAGACTTACACTGGACTGTCCCGGAACCACGTCCAGGGCGCCGTCACCTACCCCCACGAACCCGGGGCCGGCGGAGACCACTCCCCCACCTGGACCAACTGCGGCATCTACACCGAACCCATCAGCGAAGAACGCGCGGTCCATTCGCTGGAACACGGCGCCGTGTGGCTGACATACAACCCCAGCCTCCCTCCAGCGGAAATCAACAAGCTCACTGCCCTCGCCAAAGACAAGCCCTACATGCTCCTCAGCCCGGACAAGGACCAGAAAGCTCCCGTCACCGCCACGGCCTGGGGAACCCAGCTGACCCTGCAGACCGCCGACGACACACGCATCCCCACCTTCATCAACGCCTACGCCCAGTCTCCGAAGGCACCGGAACCCGGCGCCCCCTGCACCGGAGGGGTTGACGGATGAGGAGCTGCAGCCCGAGCGTGCTTACTGCTGCGGGAGCCGTTGAGAACGGCGTTTCGTGACGGAAGCAGAAGACATCTGGCGTGCGGACCCGGATACGCTGCAGGACGTGATTCTGGACCGGCCCGCGGTCGAAGCACGACTGGATGAGTGTCCGCCGCTGGAGTGTGTCTGGATCCTGTCCCTGCTCGGACGCCACGCCGAAGCCGTGAAAGAAGGCCATCAGCTGCTCGCCCGCTCCCCGGACCGCTTCAAACCCTTGCTGGTCCTCGCGCACGCCTACCAGCGCCAGTACCGGTGGGCTGAAGCAGGGGCCCTCCAGGAGCAGGCGCTCCGCCTGGCCTTCACCCGGACCAGGGAAGCACTGGTCCGTCACCACATCGGCCGCCGCCTCTTCGACGAAGCACGCTACCGGGACGCCGCAGCGGAGTTCGAATGGGCCAGCGACCTGTACCGGACAGCCGGCCGCGCCCGCTTGGCCAAGGCCTCCCGGCGGGCAGCCATGCGCTCCCGGCAGGTCGACCAGCATGGGCGCAGCTCATGGCCCTAACCGGGGGATCCGGATTCGCTCCCCCGGCCGGTGATCGTCTGGCGTCCAAGGCAGCCGGACCAGGACGAACTGACCATGCGTGACCCGATCCTGGTCCTGACCGGTACAGCCATCTTTGCCGCCGCCATCGCACTGGGGATCGCCCTGCCCAGCGGCGGAAGCCGGACCGGGGCCGGTTGGCTGTCCCCTTTCCGGCAGGACCAGGCAACAGCCAGGGCCCCGCCGCCCTACCGCTGGGGACTTGCAGGCTGTGTGGCCGCGGCCGCGGCCGGTCTTGATCTCGCCGTGGCTTACGGAATCGGCAACCTCGCCCTCCGCGGGGTCCGGCATCACCGTCGAACTCGGCTTTGCCATGACGGTCCTCGCTGTCGTGTGGTTCATCTTCCGCCACGAGGTCCTCATCTATCAGCTTCGGATCGCAGCAGTACTGTACGACGCCCGGGGTCCGGCCGATCCGGAGCAGGTCAGGGCCGCCGAAGCAGTCGGAAGGTTCCTTCGCCTGGTGCTCTTCCTGCCCGGACTCTTCATCGTGCTGGCCAAGTTGATCCTTCGCCAGTAAACCGGTCCCCTGCTCGTGCCAGCGGCGGAGGCTGACGTCGTGACCGCAGCGGGTCTAGGGTGGCCGTGACGGCCGGGCCGGCCGCCACGGCCACCCTAATGGCAGGAGCTGCATCATGACTCACCACATGAGCGCCATGCTCAATTCCCACCCGCAAGGCGTCGATGCCGCCGGGACGGAAAGCCTCGCTGAATCCATCGCTGCCTGCTTCGAATGCTCCCAAGCCTGTACCGCTTGCGCCGATGCGTGCCTGGGCGAGAAGATGGTCGCTGACCTGGCCGCGTGCATCCGCACCGACTTGGACTGTGCTGACATCTGCGCCGCCACAGGC encodes:
- a CDS encoding response regulator transcription factor, which encodes MRVLLVEDEVLLAEVIRQGLKAAGFVVDVSHDGVDGLWAATENLYDVVVLDVMLPGMHGYAVLKQLRERQNWVPVIMLTAKDGEYDQTDAFDLGADDYLIKPFSFPVLVARLRALIRRGAPERPATLAVGSLRLNPATRHVTRDGQVISLTAREFGLLEYLMRRPDEVLSKAQILDNVWDPDFRGDDNIVEVYIGYLRRKIDEPFGLNTLGTVRGMGYRLSAD
- a CDS encoding sensor histidine kinase codes for the protein MDRPDPSSTAALPVRLSQARQGRWVSLRRGLRWQSALAAVAVVAVALLTGGLLLVLTLQSALVAGTDSFLRTKVQDVAALVHNLDIEDASISVAETVKKDPLVQIIDDRGKVVGASEPKILQTPLSSLRPTAGQIATDKVSAPGLLGDGDERYLVVLGVDDEGSRYWVLAARTIQPQSDSVRIVSWLLLVAMPLLLGVVAWSVHFLVGRSLRQVETIRTQVSRIGAGRLGERVDVPGTGDELQALAATMNSMLDRIEAGDQRQRQFVSDASHELRGPIATIRTGLDISISDASGETWRGMQPILTEETQRLQGLVEDLLTLSKADDEGLAVRREDVDLDDVLATELRKVNATSRHRITADLVPAKIAGDPVRLGQAFRNVLDNADRHAAGAIAVKLSVTVQAVVVTIDDDGPPVPVVDRERIFGRFVRLDQGRSRQQGGSGLGLAITRGIVEAHNGRVTATETLQGWCRFEFSFPPMVRPITEPSADVPVANPSQR
- a CDS encoding heavy-metal-associated domain-containing protein, with product MCGTESRKELPLVSAASGCSCCSKEAAKEVTVAGDAEYALEGLTCGHCVQTVEKAVTAVAGVDAASVVLVPGGRSRLVISGAVAEAELRDAVVSAGYSLATR
- a CDS encoding heavy metal translocating P-type ATPase, with protein sequence MEDHTRHHNHSAPIGAAHGTPPAPAAAIATAPAHDGHHEGHGPDDDHVVHTHGQHAGHSTAMFKDRFWLTLVLSVPVVYFSPMFAHLLGYMPPEFPGSAWIPPVLGTVIFLYGGMPFLKGGLNELRTRQPGMMLLIGMAISVAFAASWITTLGIGGFDLDFWWELALLVAIMLLGHWIEMRALGSAQGALDALAALLPDEAERITDTGTETVSVSELESGETVLVRSGARMPADGTVIDGQAEFDESMITGESKTVLRSPGDTVVAGTVATDNTVRVRVTAVGDDTALAGIQRLVAEAQASSSRAQALADRAAASLFYFATVAGVITFIAWTLLGSVPDAVTRTVTVLVIACPHALGLAIPLVIAISTEQAARAGVLIKNRMALERMRTVDVVLFDKTGTLTKGEPELKDVTTADGISPEELLALAAAVESDSEHPVARAIVRAARQQGLNIPQATGFTSMTGRGVRAAVDGRTLQVGGPALLKELGITEPGTLSASTREWMGRGAAVLHIVDGQRVLGAVSLEDAVREESRQAVTALQNRGIKVAMITGDARQVAAAVAAELDIDEVFAEVLPADKDKKVADLQGRGLKVAMVGDGVNDSPALARAEVGIAIGAGTDVAMESAGVVLAGNDPRAVLSMVDLSRASYRKMWQNLVWATGYNIISVPLAAGVLAFAGVVLSPAAGAVLMSASTIVVALNAQLLRRVKLNPSEVR
- a CDS encoding DUF305 domain-containing protein, which codes for MNKKFLTLSATGIAAAIALAGCASGSGTGSSGTSMPMDHGSSSASAPSSSAPAAAADHNAADVTFAQMMIPHHAQAVQMSDMMLKKQNVPAEVTALATKIKAAQGPEIETMTGWLKGWNEPTTMPSGHSMDGMMSDAAMKTLESAQGAEAARLFLRQMISHHEGAIMMAKTENTAGKNVDAVKLSKDIVTAQEAEIQEMQKLLATL
- a CDS encoding F510_1955 family glycosylhydrolase, yielding MPISPKTVRRATAVSASIAALVLALAACTPAPEPSAGASTAGQAGSGLPSAHVHGLTVSGDTSQVLLATHDGLFDVRKQPARKIGDTNDLMGFTAGKDSGVFYASGHPGEGSDLPNPLGLIKSVDGGKTWEQLSRQGVSDFHALTTTKSGIVAFDGTLWTSPTGKTKTWKSVRVDFAPAFLAGHPDTDTVLATTPRGVQRSTDGGATWKLVKSSPIIMFPAFADPGDAVGVEPDGTVHLSTDGGTTWTKKGRIDGQVRCIAAVKGANGKPWIWAATTESILVSTDGGTTFRPSDAA
- a CDS encoding DUF3105 domain-containing protein, which encodes MSVPKKPSTDRQAILASLKTQQKAKQRKRNLLVYGGFGLLLAAIIAAVAITVTGSIQGKNASVEAAKRPIEGIQTYTGLSRNHVQGAVTYPHEPGAGGDHSPTWTNCGIYTEPISEERAVHSLEHGAVWLTYNPSLPPAEINKLTALAKDKPYMLLSPDKDQKAPVTATAWGTQLTLQTADDTRIPTFINAYAQSPKAPEPGAPCTGGVDG